Genomic segment of Salvia splendens isolate huo1 unplaced genomic scaffold, SspV2 ctg1098, whole genome shotgun sequence:
gtttaataagtttaggggctagggtatagtacgtagacattactaacaaattgttgttattggaatatacgtatgtgcattatttggtttaggtaatgcattatgtagctgttaattgtcattatctcagtatattatgcattattagaggtattgtgtatatgggttaatcaacggattgaagattacatacgtgcatttagtaatgtctacgtactataccctagcccctaagcttattaaacccttaggggaaacaagaaaacgtgtgtcaaacatcataacatggtacatcttattcgtatgcattgcagttcacatattgtgcattatatagttaataacatccattactcgtgacaatttggtgaattattcgtatcgtttttataatttgttattaatgcgtacgtactataccctagcccctaagcttattaaagccttaggggaaacaagaaacgtgtgtcaaacatcataacacagcacatcttgttcgtatgcattgcagttcacaaattgtgcattatatagtcaattatatccattactcgttaccatgagaagattacatacatgtctacgtactataccctagcccctaagcttattaaacccttaggggaaacaagaaacgtgtgtcaaacatcataacacagcacatcttgttcgtatgcattgcagttcacaattgtgcattatataggcaattatatgcattactcgtgaccatgcggtgcattattcgtagcggtttccagccattattagattactattgtaccctcataatgcacaaaataggacaaataatgcaacacgggattaattacccaatgttgatcttgaatgtccatttctctaatctaatggctgatattaagaaggaaaaaggaggaaatataggaaaaggaaatgaatacatccctatatatatatatataagtatttCGTTGCAATATTTAGCGGGAAAATTACAAGGGTTAATTAATGTTCTTCTAAGGGGTAAAATTGGACGACATGATATCGTTTGACAATACAACATCACACATGAACTATATATactgaaaaaaaattgaaatgttgtaaattcaaaaacaaaaatagagTTGTAGCAgtagtataaatataaatataaatgtaaATGTAAATGTAACTTTTCATCAAACTGACAATTTTAGGTAAATATTGTAATTTTCTGACCATGAATGTAAAAATATAGAATGTAGAAATAAACGGAATTACTATCATTCAAGTTTACGAAAATCGTACAGGTGATATGTTAGTGGGTTGATAAGATATTGGAACATGTTAGCTTTCACTTTAGGTATGGGAGGCCCGGCCCAACTTCGTAGATGATCCGATGGATTCAAGCTGGGCCGGGCTGAAAATCCCACTGTTCTCAGAGGGTATCAGTTGGGgcctgaaaaaagaaaaataaaatgaccaGAAATTTTATTTAGGAATAACTACGAATGTTACAATCGATTAACACTATCAAATACTACTACAATCGAATCTTACATATCCAAACCCTCGAACATTTATTGTCACATCGATAAACATTTATTGATTGCTCGAAGGTTTCCAACTCCAGATCTCACTTTCCATGTCTTACAAAACATTTCCCAAACCTCGATCGATGAATGAACACGAAATCTGGCTCTCAATAGATTTTGGAGACATCCAGGGAGCTAAATGTTGTCCAAGCATCCTAAGACAATcacaaaataattaatagttCTATTAATAAGCTAAGCTAGTGAGAAGTTGACatgaataaaaatttaaaaaagtactcaCTTGAAGAGCGGCGAAGACCTTGTGTGCAATGTACTTGTGTAAGAGTGATGCTCCTCTTTGCTGAAGCTTGTCTGGATGTAGGCATAGAATTGCTTTTTGATAAGCTTTCTTCACTTGTGAGCTCTCCATTAGTTTCGTTAGAGGTATCGCCATCCACCCGCTGTTAGGCCATACGATCCGATGAAGGGAAGACAATAGCAGCCGGATATCGGATTCCTTGCCGCTCAACCACAACCTTATCTTTTCATCAACAATGCTCCTATCATCCTCTTTCTATCATCATTTTACACATTATTAATTACTCCCACCTTATTAACATAAAACAAATAGACTCACTAATTAAGGAGTATAATGTACCTCAACCCCTCTTGACTCATCATTCATCACTCTTGTGGCTGCTTAGTAATACAACATGTACAGATTCAAAATACTTAAAATTCAAACAAGAAAAATCAGTTTATTAGTTAACTAACCAAGTGTGGGTTTCTCTTGGGAGTGAAGCTTTTGCTTGGCCCACGCGATCGCTTCATCAACGTCACTCGGTACATAAGCACTTGCAGTTTCTCTACTGCAACAATCAAGCTCTATAACGTATGAGCTCACAAACTCATCTTCATCAATTTCCATTTCTTCATCAATTATTTCTGCTTTCATTCTCAATTTTATCTGCTCAATGTTAGTAACATTTTCCTCAATTCGAGGAGGGCAGCCCCCTAATTTGTTTTCACAATCCAAATCGGAAAATAGTGCCCATTTTTTATGATCGGAATCTCCGTTTCTCGTGGAAGTCCACTTGGTCTTTATGTCCATTGCTCTACAAATTGTAGGAAATGAatattactattaataatttacATTTATTGATCACTCGATTTTTTTAAACATATCATAAATCCAAACAAAGGGTATTCACAACATTGTTATcaacttatttattttagtttcgATGAGCTTTGCTCTCGATTGGAATTATCAAAATTTTGGAATTGATGAGCATCCAATCATGCATGCATGAGTTTGATGTTTAAACATACATCTccgaaaatataattaaaactcACTTAATTCCATGTTTTGGTTCTTAAAAATGCACATTTTATTATAGTTATACTAGCAGTATTTACTATTAAAAAGATTCGACTACATTTTGCTATATCCAATAAAATAAGaggattaatttaatttgtagaATCATTATTTTATACTCGCACGCACGCACCTGAGCTTCGCCGCTGACATAGCAACGTCGCCGGCTGATTCGGAATACGacctcttctcctcctcctccttcttcttcttcttcttatccAGCCCAAAAATGTCTATGAAGGAACGACTCTTTTGCTTATGCTGCAACGAAGGAATATCCAAAAGGGGCAAATTCCGTCCCCTCCGCCTCAGCGACGGCGGCGGCGCCGTCTCCGTCGACCAGAAGAcatcgtcgtagaagctagcgtCGGCGGATATTTGGTGGGAGAATATGCTACGTGGGCGCGGGGCACCACCGAAAATGTCGGTGAAGAAGTCGTGACGGAGATCCtccattttcttgattttccaGCGAGGTTTATATGGGATTTTTGTATGTAGTTGTTAACTTGTTGTTTTGGAATATTATCCAAGTCAAGTTGAGTTTCTATTAAATAGACACGGAAGGCAAATAAGTTCCCACCTTTGTATGGAGGCGTACACACATTGGTTTATTGGATTTGGAGCAATCCTAGCCAAGGAAGTTaatttttactccctccgtcccgaataagagtcg
This window contains:
- the LOC121788606 gene encoding uncharacterized protein LOC121788606 isoform X1, translated to MEDLRHDFFTDIFGGAPRPRSIFSHQISADASFYDDVFWSTETAPPPSLRRRGRNLPLLDIPSLQHKQKSRSFIDIFGLDKKKKKKEEEEKRSYSESAGDVAMSAAKLRAMDIKTKWTSTRNGDSDHKKWALFSDLDCENKLGGCPPRIEENVTNIEQIKLRMKAEIIDEEMEIDEDEFVSSYVIELDCCSRETASAYVPSDVDEAIAWAKQKLHSQEKPTLAATRVMNDESRGVEKEDDRSIVDEKIRLWLSGKESDIRLLLSSLHRIVWPNSGWMAIPLTKLMESSQVKKAYQKAILCLHPDKLQQRGASLLHKYIAHKVFAALQDAWTTFSSLDVSKIY
- the LOC121788606 gene encoding uncharacterized protein LOC121788606 isoform X2, coding for MEDLRHDFFTDIFGGAPRPRSIFSHQISADASFYDDVFWSTETAPPPSLRRRGRNLPLLDIPSLQHKQKSRSFIDIFGLDKKKKKKEEEEKRSYSESAGDVAMSAAKLRAMDIKTKWTSTRNGDSDHKKWALFSDLDCENKLGGCPPRIEENVTNIEQIKLRMKAEIIDEEMEIDEDEFVSSYVIELDCCSRETASAYVPSDVDEAIAWAKQKLHSQEKPTLATRVMNDESRGVEKEDDRSIVDEKIRLWLSGKESDIRLLLSSLHRIVWPNSGWMAIPLTKLMESSQVKKAYQKAILCLHPDKLQQRGASLLHKYIAHKVFAALQDAWTTFSSLDVSKIY